From the Lathyrus oleraceus cultivar Zhongwan6 chromosome 4, CAAS_Psat_ZW6_1.0, whole genome shotgun sequence genome, one window contains:
- the LOC127074204 gene encoding uncharacterized protein LOC127074204 produces the protein MTTAPSPVKSQPLHNFSLPFLKWGGTGKNNTNTTNHQRSRRPPDHASSEPDSEPDSRPHRLGSRTSRNRFGLPSSSSSHRHPLPSSNQETDDDAGGDSKRYAEEEAEAVTVAEEIVQKPWNLRPRKPMLPRGAFEIGAGGSKNNSGVELQEAVNNNGENHAPKSLRLRGFADTSCAEKKEKRKFWIALSKDEIEEDIFVMTGSRPNRRPRKRPKNVQKQMDSVFPGLWLVGITADAYRVADTPTKR, from the exons ATGACGACCGCGCCTTCACCAGTGAAGTCTCAACCTCTTCACAACTTCTCTCTCCCCTTCTTGAAATGGGGCGGCACCGGGAAGAACAACACCAACACCACTAACCATCAACGTTCCCGTCGTCCACCCGATCACGCTTCTTCCGAGCCTGATTCCGAACCAGACTCCCGTCCTCACCGTCTCGGATCCCGAACCTCCAGGAACCGATTCGGACTCCCTTCTTCCTCCTCCTCTCACAGACATCCTCTGCCGTCTTCCAACCAGGAAACCGACGATGACGCCGGAGGAGATAGTAAGCGATACGCTGAAGAAGAAGCCGAAGCTGTTACCGTAGCCGAGGAGATAGTGCAGAAGCCGTGGAATTTGAGGCCGAGGAAACCTATGCTTCCGAGAGGCGCTTTCGAGATCGGAGCCGGAGGTTCCAAAAACAACAGCGGTGTAGAATTGCAGGAAGCAGTTAACAACAACGGGGAGAATCATGCGCCGAAATCGCTTCGGCTTAGGGGTTTTGCTGATACAAGCTGCGCTGAGAAGAAGGAAAAGAGGAAATTCTGGATCGCTCTTTCGAAGGATGAGATCGAAGAGGATATTTTCGTGATGACTGGTTCTAGGCCCAATCGCAGGCCCAGGAAGAGGCCCAAGAATGTTCAGAAACAAATGGAT AGTGTTTTCCCTGGATTATGGTTAGTGGGAATTACTGCTGATGCTTATAGGGTAGCTGATACACCAACAAAG AGATAG